The sequence below is a genomic window from Sorangiineae bacterium MSr12523.
TATCGCGTTCCTGCAGACGATCGGGGAAGCGCTCTCGTCGGTCTTCGGGTCGAGCAACAGCAGCGCATTCGAGATGGCCAATGGCTTCGGCAAGGTGCTCGACATTCTCGAGCCCATTGCGAAGGTCCTCATTTCGTTTGGTGGGGCGTACCTGAAAGGCATCGGGGACGTCCTCGGCCCGCTTTTCAGCCAAATGAGTTCGGCAGATCCGGCGAAGGTCCAGCGGCTCGTGAGCGCCTTCGGGAGCCTCGCGTCGTTCCTTGGACGCAACCTCGGCATGAGCATCGCGCTCCTTGCATGGCTCATTAATGGCATCGTGTCGGTGATCGACTGGATCGCCCGACTCCCGAGCGCGATCGCCAACGCCTTTGCGGGAATCGGTGAATGGTTCTCCGGGCTCAAGGATCGGTTCCTCGGATTTGGTAAGGACCTCGTTCGCGGCCTTCTCGAAGGCGTGCAGAGCCAGCTCGCATCCGTTACGCCGGTGCTCGGTCCCGGTGCTGGCCTCGCCGGCAAGGCGATCAGCGCAGTCGCCGATGCGTTGGAGATCAACTCGCCCTCGAAGGTCATGAAAGAGCATGGTGCCGACGTGACGCGCGGCTTCCTGCTCGGCGTTCAGCAACCCGACCTGCTGGGCGGGATTCTCGACACGTTTAGCCCCTCGGCTCTTGCGCTGCCGTCGATCGGCATCTCGGCGCCCGCCCCCACGTCGGGCGCACTCACTTCCGGCGGCGGGCGACCGATCGAGATCAACATCACCTTGTCGATGGGGGACGGCGCGAGCCGAGCGCAGGCCGAGGACCTCGTCGATCTGGCGGTCTCTCGGTTTACGAGTGCCATTGAGGAGCTCGGCCTCGAGTTCGGCGTTGCGTGATGGCCGGCTTTGCGGACGAGGACGAAGAGCTCTGGTCGTCCATCAGCCTCAACTCGGTCGTTTTCGAGAATCTGCCGGTCGAGGCCGACGGCGATGGGATCGCGAACAAGCTGGATGTGAAAGACGGAGAGGGTACCGATGGGGGCGTCGTGACCCCGCGCGGCTCGTCCCCACGCAAGTTCTCGCTCACGCTCGGCTTATGGACGGCAGAGCATCGCCGCGCGTTCGAGGCGGTGCTTCCCCTGATCGGTGCACGCGCTGGGAAGACGCGCACCCAGCCGGTCGTCGTGACGTATCCGGCGCTGAACATGTGCGGGATCACGCGCGCGTGGATCGAACGCGCTTCGATCCCCAAAGGCGACGGGAAAGGTATTTTCGAGCTTCAGCTCGAGTGCGTAGAAGCACTACCCCCCAAACCGGCCGCGAAAAAGACGGCCAACGCTGCGGGCGCGAAGGGGTCAGGTGCGGTCGCCGATGGAAACCGGGCCCGCCCGGCCGATCTGCCGGTGAGCCTCCTGCGCAACGATCTGATTCCCCCGCGCGTCCCGAATATCGAGCCGTGAGCCTCCTTTCCGTGAACGGTCTACGGGTGATCGAGGCTGCGATCACCATTCCTCTGTTCGGTGCATGGCACGCCGACCTTTCCGTCGATGCGGAGGCAGCGACGCCCCTCACTGGCGCCTTGGAACTCGTCTTCGACGAGGGCCCCGTTCTGCGTGGCTTTGCGAGGAGGGCTGCAGCGGATCTTGGTCGTGTCGGTATCCGCGTGGTCGGTGGCCGTGGTGGCCTCCACAAGGTGCTCGATGGCGCGCACTATCGCTCGGTGTCCGCGCGCATCCCGGCATCCGACATCGTCTCGGGTGCCGGTGAAGAGCTCGACGGCGCGAGCGAGCTCGATGCGGAGTATGCGCACTGGACGCGGCTTCGAGGGGCTGCCGGTGTGCAACTAGCAGCACTCGCCTCCGCGGTGGGAAAACCCTGGCGCATGACTCTCGACCAAGGGAAAGTACTCATCGCCGCGCATACGTGGCGCGACGCGGGAGTGAAGGATACCGACGTGCTTGCCCGTCACGCGGCGGGCGGCTCCCTCGAGCTGGGGCTCATCGTCCCTCCCGGAACGACTCTGCTCGGCGAACGGGTCACGCGCGCGATGATCACGGTGTCGGCGAACGGATTGCGCACTCGCGTATGGGTGGATGATGCCAGAGACGGATAGGTTGAAGGGAGCCTTGCTCGGGGTGGTCCGCGCCCTGTTCGCCCGCATCGACTATCTCGCGCTCTATTCGTGCCGCGTCGTGAGCCAGAACGCGGACGGGTCGCTCGAACTCATGCCGGACGATGCTCGGGTCCCTGGCCTCTCGCGTGTGGAAATCCAATATGGGGTTCCGGGCGTGAAAGCGAAGGTCAAGCCGGGTTCCCGGGTCATGGTGGGGTGGCAGAACGGAGACCCCGCGAAACCCTACGCAGCCCTTTGGGAGCCCGAAGGTTTGGAACTCTTGATCTTGGCCGATGGTAGCAGGCCCATCGCGCGACAGGGCGACGCGGTACAAGTCCTCGTTACGCTGCCGGGGATGCCCGCTTATGGGACGATCATTTCCGGCGCAGAGCGGGTCCACGCATAATGCCCCTAAAACCCGCGGGAACCTACGCGGCGATTACGGCGTTTAAGGCTGGCATCGTGCCTCCGACCGCCGAGCGCGTGCAGCACTACAAGGATATGGAGGACATGATCCGCCTCATGCTGATTGACGTAACAGTCAGCCCCAAGGGCGAACCGCCGTTGACCGCCCCGTCCGGCGGCGGGCCGGTGACAGGGAGCGGGATTCTCACATGAGCGTTCGACTCCTTGGCCGCCTGCAACTCGGCGCCGTGTTTCCGCGCCTCGCTGACGCCACGCAGATGCTCATCGCCGCAAGCGCGCAGTCGCTCGCGCAAGCGCAAGTCGAGTTGCCCCAGATCGACGCGGACGCAGGCGCGCTCGAGGTCGATCTGGGCATCGTGCAGACGAGCATCCAAGGGCTCGCGCAGACCATCGCCCTGGGGCCGGCGGCGATCGTGGCCGGTGCGATGGCCGCGGTATCGTCCGGGCAGATGCTCGCTGGTCTCACCGCCACCGGGCCGCAGATCGTCACGTCGCTCGCCGCGGGCATGGCCGAGTTGACCGCGAAGGCCGCGTCGATGAGCGCGCGGCTCGGAAACCTCTCCGTCAAGAAGGCCGCCATTCAGGCGAGCGTCTCGGGCTTGAAGCTCGCCGCCTCGTTTGGCGCCGAGCTCGGGGCGATCCTTGTAAAGGGTGACGCGCGCCTGTACGTTTACGAAGGCTCTCTTCGCTCACTGGGCGCTGCGATCGATGCACACATCAAGGGGGTAGGCGTCGACGGGATGAACCTCGATGCCCAGGTCTGGGTTCCGCTCATCGTCACCGATGACGCCGGGACCAGCGCGTCGCTTCAATTGCTCTTTCCCACACCATAGTGGCGCTACCCGACTTTGGGACCGACGTTTCGACCGTCGGTGATCTGGACCCAACCTTCACGCCGGTCTCGGGGCAGCGCGTCGTCCTCGAGCGAATCCTGCGACGTCTGAGTACTGCGCGCGGCACGCTCGCATACGCCCCGGACGAGGGAATCGACATCGGCGATTGGACGAACGACGCCACGACGCGAATGCAGCGTCTCGTTCTGGCGAACTACATCCGCTCCGAGGTCGAGCGCGACGAGGCCGTTACTTCTACGGACGTCTCCGTATCTCTCGAGGCGAATGGCCTTGTTGCCCTGATTTCCGTCGAAACGGATGACGGGCCTTTCTCGCTCACCATTCCCATCGCCGACGTCAGCGCGGCGCGCCTGCACACGTGACCACCCTCGACGAAGTTCTGAAGGAGCCCACGCGCGACGATGCGTTGGACGTCCTCATTGCCTTTGCGCGCTTGGCGGGATTTCCGACGACATCGTGGACCGTGTTCTCCCTCGCGCGGCAGCTTTTCGAAGCCGAAGGTAGTTATTTTGCGGAACTCGGAAAGGCGATCAAGAACATCGCGGCGAGCGGTTTCAACCGCCTCGCGAGTGGCCGCTGGCTGGACATCCTGTCGGAGAATTTCTACGGCAACGTTAGGAAGCCGGCGATTACCACGGAGGGTATCGTCCAGCTCTCGGATGCAGGGAATATCGGGCCAGTCACCAAGGGGCCGGGCGAACTCTGGGTAGCCAACGCGGACGCCAGTCGACGGTACGTGAGCGCCGAAGGGTTTACGCTGTTGCGCGGCGGAACCACCTCGGTGCGGGTGAAGGGCGAGTCCCCTGGGGTAGCATGGAATCTAGGCAATGGTACGCTTGTCCAACTCGTCACATCCATTCCCGGTGTCACTGTACGCAACCCTGACCCGGGTACGGGTTCGTGGATCGTGGTTCGCGGCGACGACGCCGAGACGGATGCCTCGCTCCAGCAGCGCAACGAGGACAAATGGAGCACGATCGGTAGTGCGGCAAA
It includes:
- a CDS encoding baseplate J/gp47 family protein, giving the protein MTTLDEVLKEPTRDDALDVLIAFARLAGFPTTSWTVFSLARQLFEAEGSYFAELGKAIKNIAASGFNRLASGRWLDILSENFYGNVRKPAITTEGIVQLSDAGNIGPVTKGPGELWVANADASRRYVSAEGFTLLRGGTTSVRVKGESPGVAWNLGNGTLVQLVTSIPGVTVRNPDPGTGSWIVVRGDDAETDASLQQRNEDKWSTIGSAANEAAYRYWATTLVSEVRRVKIIESSIGDGRVSMFLAGTGGAASPTAVATVDAYCQVNVRPLCSRLATNPAGQRDVPIVGVVFVSQGYDVSRVLSRAQEALSGHFSALPIGAPLYTAAIVDVLMEVPGIYNVDVADFSAALGPTEVAVPNFAFLSATR